TGGTAacgaaacttttaaaagtacAAACTACACAACTGTCTCAACCCCGCCTATAATGGTTATATATAAGGTCCTTGAGAAAAACTAAACAATaagacttttaaaaaatgaataaactcTCAGTACTACTATGCCTGCTTGTATTTGAAGCATTTTGTGCTCCAGCAAACCTAAAGGGCAAAGTTGGAGAACATGCACTGACGTGGACAAAAGTGGGAGCTAGTCAAACACCGTGAGTTTTGTAGCGGCCGACACATCGTGGGCAAAGCGACCGACATATTACGGGTCAACACTTTTCTGGGCCCATAGTTTGTCGGCtgctttttgctttttgttttttagcgtttatttttatcattttcagacaCATCCGTACTCGTCGATGGGGATACTATGGTGGTTGGGGATACCGTCCGTACGGTTGGGGATATCACCGTCCATGGGGTTGGGGTTGGCGCCGACCGTATTACGGAGGATATGGAATGCCATATGGTGGATATGGTGAATACGGTGGATTTGGTGGATATGGTGGCTACCCGTACTGGCGTTAATGATTCTATTCAACATGCACATATTTTATACTGtatttatttggttttttggttgGAAATAAAGTGTTTAGCACACTATGCTATTGTAAATTGAGAACAAAAATCTGAGAATTGTCAATTGCATTGTAATGTGGTGCCTTTTGAAATTATACAGCCCTAGGGTTCCCCACTAACTAGACATATACAGTACCGGCCAATATTCTATTTGCTTTGaggttttcaggttttttttttgtttttaaatgattaTTCAGTGAGTACTActcaaaaacttgaagttctagcaataaaaaattacccccccccccacgGTTTGCAACCtgtttttagctgaaaaaaaattcgtgaggcactaaaatattttttcatggaaaCGCCTCGGCCCGGAATTGTGCAgggctttcaaaaaaaaaaagttagacaTGGACTCGCGAGATGTCCGCTGTTTTTTGTCACTACAACTATGTAGGTAACAATATGGACAATATTTTGacagttgaaagttttttggcaGAACCCCTAGTTTTGAGTTGTACTCATTTATATACCTTAAAAACTATATTGATAAcctaaaatcattttttaagttttttaagcggttgtcttttatttttgcctggttttttttttgaatttcagcaaCTTAACCTTTTAAAAGTCAACAAACaaagttattcaattttcttgtttccCACAGTTAACCTTCCGTGTCTAGACTTTGTCCATATTTTCCTTACTTCAAATTGATCTAATGTTTTATCGATGTTGCGGTAATCATcgagtttgccgaatttacaTCAAaggacatttttgaaagtcacAAGGATTCTGACCTCACGTCATTTCTTATTTATAGGAAGTTTTTGATTACCTATGTGATTTCTTTTTATTTACCTGCAAATCTGCATGTTCTAGAATGTTCACGCACAAACTACACAAATGTTTCAACCCCGCCTTTGATGGCTATATAAGGTCCCAGACAATAAGACTTTTTGAGAATGCATTTGCTTTCAGTATTACTAGTATTTCTTCTTgtatttggagcattttgtgCTCCAGCAACACTAAAGGAGAAAGTTGGAGATCATGCACTGAC
The nucleotide sequence above comes from Caenorhabditis elegans chromosome III. Encoded proteins:
- the C18D11.9 gene encoding uncharacterized protein (Predicted), with amino-acid sequence MNKLSVLLCLLVFEAFCAPANLKGKVGEHALTWTKVGASQTPHIRTRRWGYYGGWGYRPYGWGYHRPWGWGWRRPYYGGYGMPYGGYGEYGGFGGYGGYPYWR